In Castanea sativa cultivar Marrone di Chiusa Pesio chromosome 6, ASM4071231v1, a single window of DNA contains:
- the LOC142640428 gene encoding U-box domain-containing protein 33-like, with protein sequence MAMVSPVSAITQRTHTIRVHMASRQEIEGDSVVSRIEDIIYVAVAKDVKDSKSTLVWTLQKSGGKKVCIIHVHQPAQMIPMMGTKFPASTMKEKEVKAYREIERQHMQKTLDEYLLICRRMGVRAEKVHIEMDSIEKGIVELIRQHGIRELVMGAAADKHYSRRMMDLKSKKAIYVRQQAPAYCHIQFVCRGNLIHNREGNLHGADVEFASPLFQVSPNNETGQPNHLRSQSITVVPTTRVALSNPAQDLFRRVRSVNIQTLGFSPDNTEGLSAPKSNLDADGDSCESDGLSGSSPHQGSDYSCFSSELATVPYVGTEGSENGLELSELCQYKEDLHQSSPPSVLDGSIDDTFYDKLEQAMAEARNAKREAFQETVKRGKAEKDAIDSIRRAKASEIFYFEALKQRKELEQALAKEKKELEKINNLCTEVKEELEIALDLKSSMERQIAESEQMVKELEQKIISAVELLQNYKKERDELQTERDIALKEAEELRKKQGESSSTRMPQFFSEFSFSELDEATRNFDPSLKIGEGGYGNIYKGVLRHTQVAIKMLHSHSLQGPSEFQQEVDVLSKLRHPNLVTLIGACPDAWALIYEYLPNGSVEDRLSCKDNSPPLSWQIRIRIAAELCSALIFLHSCKPNSIIHGDLKPANILLDANFVSKLSDFGICRLLSQDESLSNNSTLYWKTDPKGTFAYMDPEFLSTAELTPKSDVYSFGIILLRLLTGRSALGITKEVQYALDSGNLKALLDPLAGDWPFVQAEQLACLALRCCEINRRSRPDLGSDVWRVLEPMRASSGGSSSFRLGSEEHFQPPPYFICPIFHEVMQDPHVAADGFTYEAEALRGWLDSGHDTSPMTNVKLEHCNLVPNHALRSAIQEWLQQH encoded by the exons ATGGCTATGGTGAGTCCTGTGTCTGCAATCACCCAAAGGACCCATACCATTAGAGTGCATATGGCAAGTAGGCAAGAAATTGAAGGAGACTCAGTGGTGAGCAGAATTGAAGATATAATATATGTTGCAGTAGCAAAAGATGTGAAGGATAGTAAATCTACCTTGGTATGGACATTACAGAAATCAGGAGGGAAGAAAGTTTGCATCATTCATGTTCATCAGCCTGCACAGATGATACCCATGA TGGGAACAAAGTTTCCAGCAAGCAcaatgaaagaaaaggaagtcAAGGCGTACCGAGAAATTGAAAGGCAACATATGCAGAAGACCCTTGATGAATATCTTCTTATCTGCCGCCGAATGGGG GTACGGGCTGAGAAAGTACATATTGAAATGGATAGCATCGAAAAAGGAATAGTGGAGCTCATCCGCCAGCATGGAATCAGGGAGCTTGTCATGGGAGCAGCTGCAGACAAACACTATTCAAG GAGAATGATGGACCTCAAGTCTAAGAAAGCCATTTACGTACGCCAACAAGCACCTGCATACTGTCACATTCAATTTGTCTGCAGGGGGAACCTTATCCATAACAG GGAAGGTAATTTACATGGAGCTGATGTTGAGTTTGCTTCTCCTCTGTTTCAAGTGAGTCCAAACAATGAAACTGGACAACCAAACCATTTGAGGTCACAATCTATTACAGTGGTGCCCACTACTCGGGTAGCACTCAGTAATCCTGCTCAAGATCTTTTCAGAAGAGTAAGGTCTGTCAATATTCAGACATTGGGTTTTTCCCCAGATAACACCGAAGGGCTTTCAGCTCCAAAAAGCAATTTGGATGCAGATGGGGATTCCTGTGAATCAGATGGGTTATCTGGAAGCAGTCCTCATCAGGGTTCTGATTACTCTTGCTTTTCTAGTGAGCTAGCTACTGTTCCGTATGTGGGAACTGAGGGAAGTGAGAATGGCTTAGAATTAAGTGAACTCTGTCAGTATAAAGAGGATCTTCATCAGTCTTCCCCTCCCAGTGTACTG GATGGAAGTATAGATGATACTTTTTATGACAAACTTGAACAAGCCATGGCAGAGGCCAGAAATGCAAAGCGAGAAGCATTTCAAGAGACTGTTAAGCGTGGGAAAGCTGAAAAGGATGCCATTGATTCCATACGGCGG GCTAAAGCATCAGAAATCTTTTATTTCGAGGCATTGAAGCAAAGGAAAGAATTGGAGCAAGCActagcaaaagaaaagaaagaacttgAAAAGATTAATAACCTGTGTACCGAAGTCAAGGAAGAACTTGAAATTGCCCTAGATCTGAAATCATCAATGGAGAGGCAAATCGCAGAATCTGAGCAAATGGTGAAGGAGTTGGAGCAGAAGATTATCTCTGCTGTGGAACTCTTGCAAAAttataagaaagagagagatgagttGCAGACAGAGAGAGACATTGCACTTAAAGAAGCTGAGGAGCTGAGGAAGAAACAAGGAGAATCCTCAAGCACACGCATGCCTCAGTTCTTCTCTGAGTTTTCTTTCTCAGAACTTGATGAAGCAACTAGAAACTTCGATCCTTCCCTGAAGATTGGAGAAGGGGGATATGGGAACATTTATAAAGGTGTCCTGCGTCACACCCAAGTGGCTATAAAAATGCTACACTCTCATAGCTTGCAAGGCCCATCAGAATTTCAGCAGGAG GTTGATGTCTTGAGTAAGTTGAGGCATCCCAATCTAGTTACACTCATTGGAGCCTGCCCAGATGCTTGGGCTCTTATTTATGAGTACCTCCCAAATGGAAGCGTTGAAGATCGCCTCAGCTGCAAGGACAATAGTCCCCCATTATCATGGCAAATTCGAATACGCATTGCTGCAGAGTTGTGCTCTGCCCTCATCTTTCTTCATTCATGTAAACCAAACAGCATAATCCATGGAGACTTGAAACCGGCGAACATTCTCCTTGATGCTAACTTCGTTAGCAAACTTAGCGACTTTGGAATCTGTCGATTATTATCTCAAGATGAAAGTTTAAGCAACAACTCAACACTGTATTGGAAAACTGACCCAAAGGGCACTTTTGCATATATGGATCCTGAGTTCCTTTCCACGGCAGAGCTTACTCCAAAGTCAGATGTTTATTCATTTGGAATTATATTATTACGGTTGTTGACTGGTAGGTCAGCCTTGGGGATAACAAAGGAAGTTCAATATGCGTTAGATTCTGGAAATTTGAAAGCCCTTTTGGATCCTTTGGCTGGGGATTGGCCATTTGTGCAGGCTGAACAGTTGGCTTGTTTGGCATTGAGGTGTTGTGAGATTAACCGAAGGAGCCGGCCAGACCTTGGCTCAGACGTCTGGAGGGTGCTTGAACCAATGAGGGCTTCATCTGGAGGTTCATCTTCCTTTCGGTTGGGTTCTGAAGAGCATTTCCAACCTCCTCCATATTTTATTTGCCCCATTTTCCAT GAAGTTATGCAAGATCCACATGTGGCAGCAGATGGTTTTACTTATGAAGCAGAGGCTTTGAGAGGATGGCTGGACAGTGGGCATGATACTTCACCAATGACAAATGTGAAGCTTGAACACTGTAATCTTGTCCCCAACCATGCTCTTCGTTCTGCCATTCAAGAGTGGCTGCAACAGCAttga